One segment of Zymoseptoria tritici IPO323 chromosome 2, whole genome shotgun sequence DNA contains the following:
- the HMTA2401 gene encoding Set1C complex protein (Putative homolog of Saccharomyces cerevisiae Bre2, a subunit of the COMPASS (Set1C) complex, which methylates histone H3 on lysine 4 and is required in transcriptional silencing near telomeres): MADSFANTPLQATMDQDHVPNVPSPLNPASSRAPSRTPAPNATPIQREQREKKESLKKRENALNGGTPSSASKRKASVAHSYPSPQRFMIPPPRVQDFEKPKDDVMIQHEPAPLMTPGNERQLYKPIDLAENKRGYRYSRAIADPLFPHKQFYRSTSPPPHYARLSFEDADKWMHFTTNALITTNEKGWRMVRSNVCAREGTLYYELKIHRGVPVDGPDPAANGPQPHVRFGWARREAPLDAPVGFDGYSYGLTDIRFETMHRSRPGKFFHPKKTKTKTAKAALAAPTPVTLAPEDQHVKEGDVIGVEIQLPALSLQQKIVSGVYNPAVDSGDGFDQSAAASLDEEPMDVIRDRIPVPYKANSYFEVLDHVASKPMEVYADRTTNLSSLPTQQTGANAKDAIKAPPNPNHEHASLRTLPHSAVRVYKNGKLIGTAFENLLAFLPPASAPSKTMGAREGFDDGLTGYFPAVSCFFGGIAEVNFGDGRDGFWCPPSHLKSGQKKGWNPGRQARGIGERYKEQIAEDIVWDLVDEVDFFMQDGGFEGTVGSGVAGAAVVSGKSSRLKEEEGL, translated from the exons ATGGCCGACTCATTTGCCAACACGCCGCTCCAGGCCACCATGGACCAGGACCACGTGCCAAATGTTCCATCACCTCTCAATCCTGCCAGCTCGCGCGCCCCATCCAGGACCCCAGCACCCAATGCGACGCCGATCCAACGAGAACAACGAGAGAAGAAAGAGTCGCTGAAGAAGCGTGAGAATGCACTCAATGGCGGGACTCCTTCGTCGGCATCCAAGCGAAAAGCCAGTGTGGCACACTCCTATCCTTCACCCCAGCGATTTATGATCCCACCACCACGGGTGCAGGACTTCGAAAAGCCCAAGGACGATGTGATGATCCAGCACGAGCCTGCACCTCTTATGACACCCGGAAACGAGCGACAATTATACAAGCCGATTGATCTAGCGGAGAACAAGCGCGGCTATCGATACTCTCGCGCCATTGCGGATCCTCTGTTTCCTCACAAGCAGTTCTACCGATCGACTTCCCCTCCGCCGCATTATGCACGATTGAGCTTTGAAGATGCCGACAAGTGGATGCATTTCACGACGAATGCGTTGATAACGACAAACGAGAAGGGCTGGCGGATGGTGCGCTCCAATGTTTGTGCAAGAGAAGGAACATTGTACTACGAGCTCAAGATACATCGTGGAGTCCCGGTAGACGGACCAGATCCAGCTGCCAATGGACCGCAACCTCATGTGCGGTTCGGCTGGGCAAGACGAGAGGCACCTCTTGACGCACCTGTTGGTTTCGATGGCTACAGCTATGGCCTCACCGACATTCGGTTCGAGACAATGCACCGCAGCAGACCGGGCAAATTCTTCCACCCAAAGAAGACCAAGACCAAGACTGCCAAAGCCGCGCTCGCCGCTCCGACACCTGTTACACTGGCGCCAGAAGACCAACACGTCAAGGAAGGCGACGTGATCGGCGTCGAAATCCAACTTCCCGCGCTCTCTCTGCAACAAAAAATCGTCAGTGGAGTCTACAACCCCGCCGTGGACTCAGGAGACGGCTTCGACCAGTCCGCTGCAGCGTCTCTCGATGAAGAACCTATGGACGTCATCCGCGACCGTATTCCCGTGCCCTACAAAGCGAACAGCTATTTCGAAGTGCTGGACCACGTCGCCTCCAAACCAATGGAAGTCTACGCCGATCGTACCACGAATCTCAGCTCCCTGCCCACCCAGCAAACCGGCGCGAATGCAAAAGACGCGATCAAAGCCCCGCCGAACCCGAATCACGAGCACGCTTCCCTGCGAACGTTACCGCACAGTGCTGTCAGGGTGTATAAGAATGGAAAACTAATCGGCACGGCGTTTGAGAACTTGCTTGCGTTCCTCCCGCCCGCCAGCGCACCGAGCAAGACCATGGGCGCGAGGGAAGGGTTCGACGATGGTTTGACAGGCTACTTCCCTGCGGTCTCCTGTTTCTTCGGAGGAATCGCAGAAGTCAACTTTGGCGACGGTAGGGACGGATTCTGGTGTCCGCCGTCTCATCTCAAGTC TGGGCAGAAGAAAGGCTGGAATCCTGGAAGACAGGCGAGAGGGATTGGAGAGAGGTATAAGGAGCAGATTGCGGAGGACATTGTGTGGGACCTTGTGGATGAGGTGGACTTTTTCATGCAGGATGGAGGGTTCGAGGGCACGGTCGGGAGTGGAGTCGCGGGTGCGGCTGTGGTGAGTGGGAAGAGCAGTCGattgaaggaggaagagggactATGA